The genomic interval GCCGGCGCCGTCAAGGAAGTCAAGATCAACGGCGGTCAGTGACCCCGCCTCCGGCCCACTCCCTTTCCTCGTAGGCAACGCTGAAAGGCACTACCCGTGACTGCTTCACTCGAAAAGTCGGGGCCCGCCGACACCCCTCCGCCCGGCCCCGAGCCGGAGGCGATCAAGGCCATCCCCGTCCGGCACTACGGCCGGTGGGTCGCCGCCGTCGTCGTGCTCGCCCTGCTGGGACTGCTGGTCAACGCGTTCGCCACCGCGAACATCAATTACGACGCCATCCCGGACTTCATGTTCGACTCCAGCGTCCTGACCGGCCTCGGCAAGACCGTGCTGATCTCGGTGCTGGCGATGGCGCTCGGTCTGGTGCTCGGCGTGGTCCTGGCCGTGATGCGGCTGTCGAAGAACCCCGTGACCTCCGCGGTCTCCTGGGCCTACATCTGGTTCTTCCGCGGCACCCCGGTCTACGTCCAGCTGCTGCTGTGGTTCAACCTCGCGCTGATCTTCCCGTACATCAACCTCGGCCCGATCTACCGGGACGAGATGAGCGACTTCATGACGCCGTTCATGGCGGCGCTGCTGGGCCTCGGGCTCAACGAGGCGGCGTACATGTCGGAGATCGTCCGGTCGGGCATCCAGTCCGTCGACGAGGGGCAGACCGAGGCCGCGCACGCGCTGGGCATGAACCAGGGCCGCACGCTGCGGCGAATCGTTCTGCCGCAGGCGATGCGGGTGATCGTGCCGCCCACCGGCAACGAGTTCATCAACATGCTGAAGACCTCGTCGCTGGCGGCCGCCGCCTGTCAGTACCTGGAGCTGCTGCGCTCCACCACGGACATCGGTCAGTCCACCGGTGCCACGGTCGAGATGCTCTTCCTCGCCGCCACCTGGTACCTGATCCTCACCAGCATCTTCAGCATCGGTCAGTTCTACCTGGAGCGGCACTACGCCCGTGGCTCGCTGCGCTCCCTGCCGCTCACCCCGTGGCAGAAGATCAAGGCGAACCTGACCTCCTTCAGCAACCGCCAGTCCGGAGGTGTCCGCGCATGAACGCGATGGTGAAGGCCGAGGGCGTCCACAAGTCCTACGGTGCCGTGCAGGTCCTCAAGGGCATCGACCTGGAGGTCGCCCCGCGCGAGGTGTTCTGTCTCATCGGCCCCTCCGGGTCCGGCAAGTCCACCTTCCTGCGGTGCATCAACCACCTGGAGAAGGTCAACGCCGGCCGGCTGTACGTCGACGGCGAGCTGGTCGGCTACCGCCAGAAGGGCGACCGGCTGTACGAGCTCAAGGACAGCGAAGTGGCCCGGAACCGCCGGGACATCGGCATGGTGTTCCAGCGCTTCAACCTCTTCCCGCACATGACGGCGCTGGGCAATGTCATGGAGGCGCCGGTCCAGGTCAAGGGCGAGACCAAGGCGGTCGC from Streptomyces albireticuli carries:
- a CDS encoding amino acid ABC transporter permease, giving the protein MTASLEKSGPADTPPPGPEPEAIKAIPVRHYGRWVAAVVVLALLGLLVNAFATANINYDAIPDFMFDSSVLTGLGKTVLISVLAMALGLVLGVVLAVMRLSKNPVTSAVSWAYIWFFRGTPVYVQLLLWFNLALIFPYINLGPIYRDEMSDFMTPFMAALLGLGLNEAAYMSEIVRSGIQSVDEGQTEAAHALGMNQGRTLRRIVLPQAMRVIVPPTGNEFINMLKTSSLAAAACQYLELLRSTTDIGQSTGATVEMLFLAATWYLILTSIFSIGQFYLERHYARGSLRSLPLTPWQKIKANLTSFSNRQSGGVRA